A stretch of Lathyrus oleraceus cultivar Zhongwan6 chromosome 6, CAAS_Psat_ZW6_1.0, whole genome shotgun sequence DNA encodes these proteins:
- the LOC127098470 gene encoding purine-uracil permease NCS1: MSTTPLIIYLHHLPFHSTMNNMLLKSPSLTLHHHSTIPSLRPFYPSPILPLPSKLTNPFHASNISLAMKCSNSSMNSTNMQPPKSLEFEPDPSLTNEDLKPTSPTQRIFSGLEIASLWVGLVVGVPSYYLAGSLVDLGMSWWQGISTVVLANIILLFPLILTGHAGTKYGISFPVLARSSFGIHGAHIPTLLRALIGCGWYGIESWIGGEAIFILLPNSLKKITFLSNNLPWLGTSPLEFSCFMVFWVAQLAIVWRGVDGIRQLEKFSAPILIFLTSCLLVWSYVKAGGFNHLFSLSSRLTNSEFLSVFFPSLTANISFWATVALNIPDFTRYAKSQKDQVIGQIGLPIFMGLFTFVGLVVTSSTKVIFGEVISSPIQLLGRIGGFSTSVLAIVGISLATITTNIAANVVAPANALVNLNPSWFTFRRGAFLTAILGIAFQPWRLLKSSESFVYTWLVGYSALMGPIGGIVLVDYYVVKKMKLRISDLYTRSTFGEYYYYKGFNVDAIVALVVGILPVVPGFLQKVGVVSSIHDGFVVVYNNAWFISFFLGGFLYWILLSLRRKLGESDAIDALLPDTK, translated from the coding sequence ATGTCCACCACACCACTCATCATCTATCTCCATCACCTACCTTTTCATTCTACAATGAACAACATGCTACTCAAATCTCCATCTCTAACCCTACATCATCACTCCACCATACCTTCTCTAAGACCCTTTTACCCTTCCCCCATTCTTCCATTACCATCAAAACTCACAAATCCCTTCCATGCTTCAAACATCTCTTTAGCTATGAAATGTTCCAACTCTTCTATGAATTCCACCAACATGCAACCACCCAAAAGCCTTGAATTTGAACCCGACCCATCTCTCACAAACGAAGATCTAAAACCAACATCACCAACCCAAAGAATATTTTCAGGTCTAGAAATAGCTTCCCTTTGGGTAGGACTAGTTGTTGGTGTCCCATCTTACTACCTAGCCGGCTCCTTAGTCGATCTCGGCATGTCATGGTGGCAAGGTATCTCAACAGTTGTTCTTGCCAACATCATCCTTTTGTTTCCTCTCATCTTAACTGGCCATGCAGGTACAAAGTATGGCATATCATTCCCAGTTCTAGCTAGATCCTCTTTCGGTATCCATGGTGCTCACATTCCAACTCTTCTAAGAGCTTTGATCGGTTGTGGTTGGTATGGAATTGAATCATGGATTGGTGGTGAAGCAATCTTCATTCTACTACCAAACTCCTTAAAAAAAATCACTTTTTTGTCAAATAATCTACCTTGGCTTGGTACTTCACCTCTTGAATTTTCTTGCTTTATGGTCTTTTGGGTAGCCCAATTGGCTATAGTTTGGAGGGGTGTTGATGGAATTAGACAGTTGGAAAAATTTTCAGCTCCAATTCTCATTTTTCTCACTTCATGTCTTTTAGTTTGGTCTTATGTTAAAGCTGGTGGATTTAATCACTTATTTTCTTTATCTTCTAGACTCACAAATTCAGAGTTTTTATCTGTTTTTTTCCCTTCACTTACTGCTAATATAAGCTTCTGGGCTACTGTGGCACTTAACATACCTGATTTTACTAGATATGCAAAATCTCAAAAAGATCAAGTTATTGGTCAAATAGGGTTACCAATTTTCATGGGCTTGTTCACATTTGTTGGTTTAGTAGTTACTTCATCAACAAAAGTGATTTTTGGTGAAGTGATTTCAAGTCCAATTCAACTTCTTGGTAGAATTGGTGGCTTTTCAACTAGTGTACTTGCAATAGTTGGTATAAGTCTTGCAACAATCACAACTAACATTGCTGCTAATGTTGTTGCACCTGCGAATGCTCTTGTTAATCTCAACCCTTCATGGTTCACTTTTAGAAGAGGTGCTTTTTTAACAGCAATACTTGGAATTGCTTTTCAACCTTGGAGACTTTTGAAGTCAAGTGAGAGTTTTGTTTATACTTGGTTGGTTGGTTATTCTGCATTGATGGGACCTATTGGGGGGATTGTTTTGGTTGATTATTATGTTGTGAAGAAAATGAAGTTGAGGATAAGTGATTTATACACAAGAAGTACTTTTGGGGAATACTATTATTACAAGGGGTTTAATGTGGATGCAATTGTGGCTTTAGTTGTTGGAATTTTACCTGTTGTTCCTGGTTTTTTGCAGAAAGTTGGAGTTGTGAGTTCAATTCATGATGGTTTTGTTGTGGTTTATAACAATGCTTGGTTTATTAGTTTCTTTTTAGGAGGGTTTTTGTATTGGATTCTATTGAGTTTGAGAAGGAAATTAGGTGAATCTGATGCTATAGATGCTCTTTTGCCAGATACAAAGTGA